A stretch of the Azorhizobium caulinodans ORS 571 genome encodes the following:
- a CDS encoding YdcF family protein, with the protein MGIFYTLSKAGWFLAAPSNFCVFLLVLAVAALLLRLRRTGLVFAVLATAGLMGFGFSPAGNYLMSPLEERFPPFVGDGRPVDGIIMLGGAEVPEVSVVRGVTALNDAAERVLAFAALARRYPQAKLVFSGGSGEYDESMPAAQDAVRLAFADVGLDVTRVIYERRSRNTAQNAVETRKLITPVPGERWLLVTSAFHMPRAIGCFREVGFPVTAYPVDYRTLGPGRLNGVFRRVASGLDITDIAVREWMGLGAYYASGRIPALFPAPEPAAR; encoded by the coding sequence ATGGGCATCTTCTACACCCTCTCCAAGGCAGGCTGGTTCCTCGCGGCGCCGTCGAATTTCTGTGTCTTCCTGCTCGTTCTCGCCGTTGCCGCGCTGCTGCTGCGGCTGAGGCGTACCGGCCTCGTGTTCGCGGTTCTGGCGACGGCGGGGCTGATGGGCTTCGGCTTCTCCCCGGCGGGCAATTATCTCATGTCGCCGCTGGAGGAGCGCTTCCCACCCTTCGTGGGTGACGGCCGGCCGGTGGACGGCATCATCATGCTGGGCGGGGCCGAGGTGCCCGAGGTGTCGGTGGTGCGCGGAGTGACCGCGCTCAATGACGCGGCGGAGCGCGTGCTCGCCTTCGCGGCGCTGGCCCGGCGCTATCCGCAGGCGAAGCTGGTCTTCTCCGGCGGCAGCGGCGAATATGACGAGAGCATGCCGGCGGCGCAGGATGCGGTGCGGCTCGCTTTCGCCGACGTGGGGCTCGACGTCACGCGGGTCATTTATGAGCGCCGTTCGCGCAACACGGCGCAGAATGCCGTCGAGACCCGCAAGCTCATCACGCCGGTGCCGGGCGAGCGGTGGCTGCTCGTCACGTCCGCCTTCCACATGCCGCGGGCGATCGGGTGCTTCCGCGAGGTGGGCTTTCCGGTGACGGCCTATCCTGTGGACTACCGCACGCTTGGACCGGGGCGGCTCAACGGCGTGTTCCGCCGGGTGGCGAGCGGCCTCGACATCACCGACATCGCGGTGCGCGAATGGATGGGGCTCGGTGCCTATTATGCCTCCGGCCGCATCCCGGCGCTGTTTCCGGCGCCGGAGCCTGCGGCCCGCTGA
- a CDS encoding DUF1489 family protein: protein MPLHLLKLCVGATSVADLEDWIAERLDEKRRLGLAVEQVHTTRMVPTRVDELLDGGSLYWVIKGEVACRQKLTDVRPFVDADGIRRCHLVLDPAVLKVAPRPSRPFQGWRYLKAQEAPADLREGTGGEELPEEMRRELRALGLM, encoded by the coding sequence ATGCCGCTCCATCTGCTGAAGCTGTGCGTCGGCGCGACTTCCGTCGCCGATCTCGAGGACTGGATCGCCGAGCGCCTCGACGAGAAGCGGCGGCTCGGCCTTGCCGTCGAGCAGGTGCATACCACCCGCATGGTGCCGACCCGTGTGGACGAACTGCTGGACGGCGGCTCGCTCTACTGGGTCATCAAGGGCGAGGTGGCCTGCCGCCAGAAGCTGACGGACGTGCGCCCCTTCGTGGATGCGGACGGCATCCGCCGCTGCCATCTGGTGCTGGACCCGGCCGTGCTCAAGGTGGCGCCGCGCCCCTCGCGCCCCTTCCAGGGCTGGCGCTATCTCAAGGCGCAGGAGGCGCCCGCCGATCTGCGCGAGGGAACCGGCGGCGAGGAGCTGCCCGAGGAGATGCGTCGGGAGCTGCGCGCGCTGGGGCTCATGTAG
- a CDS encoding glutathione S-transferase family protein has protein sequence MAYRLIIANKTYSSWSLRPWLALAAADIPFTEELVPLGSDAFQARLAGLGTAGRVPVLIDGEAVVWESLAIISYVAERHPEAGLWPQDPLARAMAQAISAEMHASFGALRNALPMNLARPVEPRPIDAPVRKDVDRICALWTAARARFGGAGPFLFGAFGAADAMYAPVATRLRTYGVALDPVSAVYVDAIHAHPAFVRWREAALQESWVVAEDEIDWPTVKR, from the coding sequence ATGGCTTATCGACTGATCATCGCCAACAAGACCTATTCCTCGTGGTCGCTGCGGCCCTGGCTCGCGCTGGCCGCCGCCGACATTCCGTTCACCGAGGAGCTTGTGCCCCTCGGCAGCGATGCCTTCCAGGCCCGTCTGGCCGGGCTCGGCACCGCCGGCCGCGTGCCGGTGCTGATCGACGGCGAGGCGGTGGTGTGGGAATCCCTCGCCATCATCTCCTATGTGGCTGAGCGCCACCCCGAGGCGGGCCTCTGGCCGCAGGATCCGCTCGCCCGCGCCATGGCGCAGGCCATCTCCGCCGAGATGCACGCCAGCTTCGGTGCGCTGCGCAACGCGTTGCCCATGAACCTCGCCCGCCCGGTCGAGCCGCGGCCCATCGATGCGCCCGTGCGCAAGGACGTGGACCGCATCTGCGCCCTCTGGACCGCGGCGCGCGCCCGGTTCGGCGGCGCCGGCCCGTTCCTCTTCGGCGCCTTCGGTGCGGCGGACGCCATGTATGCGCCGGTCGCCACGCGGCTGCGCACCTACGGGGTCGCCCTCGATCCGGTGAGCGCGGTCTATGTGGACGCCATCCACGCCCATCCCGCCTTCGTGCGCTGGCGCGAGGCGGCCCTCCAGGAAAGCTGGGTGGTGGCCGAGGACGAGATCGACTGGCCCACCGTCAAGCGCTGA
- a CDS encoding DUF3253 domain-containing protein produces the protein MTDKPITDRPIDDRSASENAPQGALPSDAEVEASILAMARAREDGKSIDPSDVAKAFGPGENWQRVLPIVRRVAVRLAKEGRLLIYRKGKPVDPEAFRGVYRLGLPRED, from the coding sequence ATGACCGACAAACCGATCACCGACCGACCGATCGACGACCGCTCCGCCAGCGAAAACGCGCCCCAGGGCGCCCTGCCCTCCGACGCCGAGGTGGAGGCCTCGATCCTCGCCATGGCCCGCGCCCGCGAGGACGGCAAGAGCATCGATCCGTCCGACGTCGCCAAGGCGTTCGGTCCCGGCGAGAACTGGCAGCGCGTGCTGCCGATCGTGCGCCGCGTCGCCGTGCGCCTTGCCAAGGAAGGCCGCCTCCTCATCTATCGCAAGGGCAAGCCCGTGGACCCGGAGGCGTTTCGCGGCGTCTACCGCCTCGGCCTGCCGCGCGAGGACTGA